The region TCAATGGTCTCACAAAGTTGAAGCCCCTTTTAATTGTTTGAATGGACTCCCTAAATATAGTTTTCTAAGAGTTTAGAGATGCATTTATTGAAGCAAAAAGCATATGATCAATTTTACAAATGAATAAAAGATGTGAAGATGTTATGCAGGAAAAAGATGCGATGATTCCGTTCAAGCTAAATAATCCAACAGATTACCCAAAAATGGGGGTTTTCGGGTCATAAATGCTTGCTCCCTAAGAGAATAAAGCCTCCTCAAAGGACATGAGGGACTTTGGGACATTAAAAAAAGTGTGGAGTAGTGCACCAAATCCTATAAGTAGAAGGGCAATTTAATAACAAGTGGCCCACTGTACGTTGTTCAACCAAAAACATTTCAATCGAACttacaattatataaaaaagaataaatacaaaattccaaatacaaaaggaaaaaaattgaaaataataataataaaacggTTATGAGAAGCATGGAGTTTGCAGACCTAGGAGGGGAGAGTCGAGTAGCTCCGGATGATTGAGCTTAGTACGGGCTAGTTTTGCAAAGTCTTTTTTAGTCTCCTAGGGACCTCCCCTTTTCCCTAAGAACAGTGGTTTATTTTTGTGCTCAGTTGTTCTCCTATTATTCCATTTCTAGTGGACTCTGctctttgttttgcttttgttgtttggTCTTTTCAACCTTTGCTGGCTTACGTCGCTCTTGGAGATGTTTATTTGTCACCTTGGTATGTAACCGCTTTGGTTTTTGAATAAATGTGGTTACAAAAAAAGAGGGTTATCACAATAATCAAATAGATCAAGTGGGCAACAATAGTAACTTTTTCCCTTGCGGAGAGATAGAAGGATCAACTATGACTCTTTCTCATAATATTGATTAAGATGAATGACTTGTCAaccttattaaaaataaaatttaatgatcggataaatttaataaaaacaacaaatttataCTCGTATAAAACACTTGCAAAGATGCGAAGTAAACATCGAAGGCTTTCAATTAATGAAGTCAATAGCTTACAATTTATCGTAACACATTATAATTTCCATAGCAGTATCATTTTCTCTAAAATGCAATccaaattgaaattaattatatcCCCTAATTCTCTCATCTCcacaaaaacaacacaaacataGACACTCGGCCCCTCCCCATATTAACACCAAAAGTTCAGaacagtaattaaaaaaatgaaataacagaACAGAGAAATAATCccaaattttcttaatttatttcatacaaaatctctaacatataaaaaaaaaaaacaaaaacaaaaacaaaacaaaactacatgaaataaagctcaaatcaaatcaacacCCTTTTCATCAATCAACTAATACAAGCCCCAAACAACTTCAccaccttcttctcttcctcctcctcctcctcctcctcctccatttTCAACCCAAGCTCCAACTCCACATCTCCATCACCACCATGCTTCACCACATCAATCATACAATAACTCCTCTCACCCCTTTCTCCCCTCTCCTCACACCTATAAAACACAATCACATCTTTAGCCCTCAACCCTTTCTCCTTCACAAACTTATTCCACCCTTTTGTAAACACATAACTCTGACTACTCTTCCAATAACAATACCTAAACATCCACACTCCATCCTCCCTATCCCTAAACTCAAGCATCATCTCCTCCACACTCCCCTCCATCATCACCGGAAAGTACTGCACCGCATGCTTCTTCGGCACTACCAATCTATTCAACTTCCCGACATCGCTCGGCGTCAACTCCTTATCAAAAAGCTCCACACACTTAACTCCATCTTTCCCAAAAGACCCCCCCAACATCGTCTTACTCTTCAATTTTGAATTCCTCATGAAGTGCAAGAACTCGGAGAATCTATTTTCATAAGACCCATCTCTAATCATGGCAAGAACAGCTTCGGTTGTGAAGAGTTCTTGAAAGTGTGGTTCGAGTGAAGTAAGTTCATTCCAAGGGAAATTCCGGTGAGCGTTGCTCCGGTGGAGCTTGATGGCCGCACTGTCATAGGCCATGGCAGCGGCGCGCTCCGTCTTGAATGTTCCGAGCCATATTCGGGTGTGATTAGTGTATATTTGTGCTCCCCAGTGCCCGTTTTGCTGAAGAACTACACCTTTGAATCTTGTCGATGTTTCGGCTTCTTCTTGTCCTGTTAACGTGAAACTGAGTTTGGTTTCCATGCAAATACATGCACGTACGTTGAGAAATTGATTGATTGTGAATTTGGGAGAGTTTGGGAGGGATGAAGGTGGAAAAGGATGAGGATGGTTGTAATTATGGAAAGTATTGGTTGGTGAATTGGGGCTAGAATTAGAGGATTGATGAGGATGGAGAGATGGTTTGGCCAGGGGGAtgatgattaattaattcatgCATGGGATGAAGTCTTAAGTGTTGCCAGATATTTTGggttctatttttggaaagattTGGGTTGGTTTAGTATGATTGAGATTTTTTCAAATTACCTTCTATTTTTGGAGGTTATTTGTTCCTGATGTGTGgatttactgtttttttttttaatttgatttgattaattaatgtgTAATTTAAGAGAACCATTGATTTATTTACAGGTTATTCATGTGGTGTGGTGTGgggttagttttttttttttttgttattttatttaaaaaatagggggaaatcattattatataaagaaaacaagaaagttATTACAAGAGTTGTTGCTTTAAACATAACGCTTCAATTTATACAAAAATGAGTCATgaaatgatataaatattattaatttaaaaatttgaaggatatttgttgatataataattcatgttttatgttgtttttaaaatttcaaattctaACCATATTTAGATTATTTACCCAAATATTTccatatatagatatgtatatatatatatatataatcaaattttcaccatgatttttatttgaattctttctttatatgttttaatatttatagtaaattatctttcaataattttttttatgaaatcaGTTTGCACTTGATTACTGATTTGGTTACAAACTTAGGCAAGCCTAAGTTTGACTAAAAGTCAAAGAACGCCAGCGTGAACATCCACCACAAATCGGCCTCGAGATGATACTTTAGATCATATCTCAAGATAAATCCTGCGGCTGATATACAACGTGAGGACCTAAGCGTGTTCTTATGTCGGTgatttgtctatatatatatatttagccCTAATTCCGAAACACTACGCGTTTTCTTTGCTTGCGAGGGTTTCTCTTCGTGGCGGAGGTGATCGGCGAGAAGGGCGGCGTTTCAGGTCAGGGATTCCATagattttttcttgttttcaggCAAGGTCTTGGATTTTTCGCTTCAATCTCGTCTGCGGATTTCTAGGGCTTTGAGATACTTGGTCGATTTTTGAAtcgatttctagggtttgtgtTTTTTAACCGTATTCATCTAGAAAACCAATTTTTTCCTTCGGATTTTGCTCGATTTGATCAATAATGGCTGCTGCTCGTCATGGGGGATGtagattcaatgaaattggGAAGCAGGGATTCCATGGGGAATTTCAAAGAAGAAACGAGTACTATCAAGATCGGTTTCTTGATAGGAATTTTGATGGAGGCCGTGTCCGTGATTGCAAAGGTAGGTCGGATGTTATGCATGGGGAAATCAAGAAATTGGACCTCGAGGTTCGTAGATGCCAGTCAGGGGTTTCATCCCCTCCGAGTAGGAAAAGGAAATTGTCGCAGATTCTATCTGATGGAGGTGATGATGAGCAATCTCAGAACATGGACTCTGGAAGAAAGAATCATTCGGTGGTGGAGGATGGTGCCGATCCAAACCGTGTTTTTGAGAAGTTTGATGTTGAACTGCCTCAGAACCCTGTAATTGAGATGGAGGAGGATCGTGTCCACACAAGGAACATCTCCACATCAAGATGGgctgatgttgatgatgaagatgatgaagcccGAGCGGTATCAAGTCCTGAGGTTGGTGAGATAGTCACtagagggagttccaggtcatCCGGAGCCAAGTCATCACAATCAGAACAGTCTGGCGCTTCACATAGTGATGGACTGATGGATGttgatggtggtgatgatgtTGCAGATTTTGATTCATTGGAAAGCTCACCACCAAAAGGTATAAACATGTTGCAAGGTTGCCGCAGTGTAGATGAGTTTGAGAAGTTGAATAAGGTTAATGAGGGTACTTATGGAGTAGTTTATAGAGCTAGGGATAAGAAAACTGGGGAGATTGTGGCTTTGAAGAAGgtgaagatggagaaggagaGGGAGGGGTTTCCCATAACCTCTTTGAGGGAGATCAATATTCTTTTGTCTTCTCACCACTCTTCTATTGTTGAGGTGAAAGAGGTAGTCATTGGCAGCAGTCTTGATAGTATTTTTATGGTTATGGAGTTCATGGACCATGATCTCAAGGGTTTGATGGACTCGATGAAGCAACCCTTCAGCCAAAGTGATGTGAAGTGTTTGATGTTGCAATTGTTGGAGGGTGTCAAGTATCTTCATGACAATTGGGTGCTCCACAGGTATCGTCGCATGCATTGTTTCCTGCTAAAGTGCTTTACCAGTTTAAGTTGTTTATTCTCATGTGTGTCTGGATTTAACTTGTAGGGATCTCAAAACTTCAAACCTTCTTTTGAACAATCGTGGCGAGCTGAAAATTTGTGACTTTGGGTTATCCCGCCAGTATGGGAGTCCATTAAAGCCATATACTCAGTTAGTTGTGACTTTGTGGTACAGGTAATATTACAGTGGCCCTGTAGACATATCTGTTTTCTAATCTTACCTGTAAAGCTATCTCATTGGAATCTCATTGTTGGTTTCTACTTTCAGGGCACCTGAGCTTTTGTTAGGAGCAAAACAATATACAACTGCTATTGACATGTGGTCACTGGGTTGTATAATGGCTGAACTTCTTACGAAGGAGCCATTGTTTAAGGGGAAGACTGAAATGGATCAACTTGACAAGGTACCTTATAGTTCCTGAAGTTACTTAAGAATatcatctttctttttatctaaattatttttaaatgagtGTTATTGTCTTGCAGTTATTCAAAATGCTTGGCACGCCAAATGATGGGATATGGCCAGGATTTTCAAAATTGGTCCATCCCAATGTTAAATTCACGAAGCAGAAGTAAGTGAACTTTCTTCcatgtttcattttcttttgttagCATGAATTTGTAATAGACATGGATGGCAAATTAATGGTCTTGAATTCTGCTTGTTTATGCTTATGTTGACAATTATCAGTCTTCCGCTAACCTGCTTGACTTTTACTTCAATACAGGGGTGACAAGCTGCGTGAGAAGTTCCGTCCAACATTCTTTTCTGGGCATCCTGTTCTGTCTTTAGCTGGTTTGGATTTACTGCACAGACTACTATGTTACAATCCTGCTGAGGTAATTTATATTCTTTGAAAGTCAAGACATGCCATGTTTTTGGATTACTATTCTTGACCCTCtctggctctctctctctctctctctctctctctctctattttttttttaacttattgcGTTTATTTTATGCAGCGGATTACTGCAGAAGAGGCTCTCCAGCATGAGTGGTTTCGTGAAGTTCCCTTGCCGAAATCAAAGGATTTCTTGCCAACTTTTCCCTCTCAAAACACAAGGGAGCGAAATCTTGGAGCTACCCTTGAACAAAAACTTTTCCACCTTAAATGATATGATGCTTCTCCCACACTTCATGTGTACAATAAGTACTTCTTTCTGTGCGCTTCAGGtgtctccaaggaacaacaaccATACTGTTGCAGTTGGCATTGGGGAGTTGCAGCTAGCTTCTCCTCAGGTGCAAGTCATGTGATACCAAAGTTATGGCATTTTGCACTTGAGGACATAACTACAACTGGTGGCATTGGAGGACCTGTGTTTTTTCTACAAGGTTCTAccttttatttcattgttagaTGAGAGACATACACTTATAGCTAAGTTT is a window of Dioscorea cayenensis subsp. rotundata cultivar TDr96_F1 chromosome 5, TDr96_F1_v2_PseudoChromosome.rev07_lg8_w22 25.fasta, whole genome shotgun sequence DNA encoding:
- the LOC120261428 gene encoding AP2/ERF and B3 domain-containing transcription factor At1g51120-like, translating into METKLSFTLTGQEEAETSTRFKGVVLQQNGHWGAQIYTNHTRIWLGTFKTERAAAMAYDSAAIKLHRSNAHRNFPWNELTSLEPHFQELFTTEAVLAMIRDGSYENRFSEFLHFMRNSKLKSKTMLGGSFGKDGVKCVELFDKELTPSDVGKLNRLVVPKKHAVQYFPVMMEGSVEEMMLEFRDREDGVWMFRYCYWKSSQSYVFTKGWNKFVKEKGLRAKDVIVFYRCEERGERGERSYCMIDVVKHGGDGDVELELGLKMEEEEEEEEEEKKVVKLFGACIS
- the LOC120261430 gene encoding cyclin-dependent kinase G-2-like, giving the protein MKVEKDEDGSLIPKHYAFSLLARVSLRGGGDRREGRRFRFNEIGKQGFHGEFQRRNEYYQDRFLDRNFDGGRVRDCKGRSDVMHGEIKKLDLEVRRCQSGVSSPPSRKRKLSQILSDGGDDEQSQNMDSGRKNHSVVEDGADPNRVFEKFDVELPQNPVIEMEEDRVHTRNISTSRWADVDDEDDEARAVSSPEVGEIVTRGSSRSSGAKSSQSEQSGASHSDGLMDVDGGDDVADFDSLESSPPKGINMLQGCRSVDEFEKLNKVNEGTYGVVYRARDKKTGEIVALKKVKMEKEREGFPITSLREINILLSSHHSSIVEVKEVVIGSSLDSIFMVMEFMDHDLKGLMDSMKQPFSQSDVKCLMLQLLEGVKYLHDNWVLHRDLKTSNLLLNNRGELKICDFGLSRQYGSPLKPYTQLVVTLWYRAPELLLGAKQYTTAIDMWSLGCIMAELLTKEPLFKGKTEMDQLDKLFKMLGTPNDGIWPGFSKLVHPNVKFTKQKGDKLREKFRPTFFSGHPVLSLAGLDLLHRLLCYNPAERITAEEALQHEWFREVPLPKSKDFLPTFPSQNTRERNLGATLEQKLFHLK